In Ammoniphilus sp. CFH 90114, the DNA window GTCGGGAATATGGTTTATACTTCTGGCAATATCCCTTTAAGAGCGGATGGCACTTTAGTAGAGGGTACTGTTGAGGAGCAAACTCACCAGGTCTTTGCAAATCTTAAAGCCGTTCTTGAAGCAGCTGGAAGCAGCTTGGATAAGGTAGTGAAAACGACTGTCTTTATTAAGAATATGGACGAGTTTGCAAGGATTAATGAGGTGTATGCAACTTACTTTACGACGAATAAGCCGGCTCGTTCTACTGTAGAAGTCGCTCGACTTCCTAAAGATGTATCTATTGAAGTCGAAGCTATCGCGATTATTTAGTCTAAAACATATAAGAAGAGGTGTCAGCTACCTTTTAATAGAGTTTTATTAAATCAAAAAATTAATAAGTTTTTTACAAAAAACCAGAAGGAATTTTTTAGCCTTTGACGAATTAAGTGTAACATGCACATATATTGGTAAAAGGTGGTGTTACTTGATGGAAGTGACAGATGTTAGACTCCGCCGCGTGAACACGGATGGGCGTATGAAGGCAATTTGTTCTATTACCATTGATAACGAGTTTGTAGTTCATGATATTCGTGTTATCGATGGTAACAATGGCATGTTTGTAGCGATGCCAAGCAAGCGAACTCCTGATGGAGAATTTAGAGATATTGCTCATCCAATCTCGTCTACAACACGCGAGAAGATTCAGGCAGCTGTATTATCTGAATACGAGCGCGTAGGTCTAGAAGAAGAGCAAGAAGAACAGATGGTAGAAGGAGCTTAAGAGCCCTATCTATAAGGAATGTAATGTTCTTTAAAGAAAGAAGTAGAAGACCTCAATTAATTGAGGTCTTTTTTCTGGTGTTGAATTTCTATCTCTTGAAATCGAATATCGATTAAGATATAGTCAATATGGGGTACCTTACCTTTGATGGAGGTACCCTATTGGAATGTATAAAATATGTACATACATGGAGGCTACCATGCATCATAAATATGCAGTGGTTTTGGCTGCAGGCCAGGGCACGCGGATGAAATCCAAGCTCTATAAAGTTTTGCACCCCGTTTGTGGGAAGCCTATGGTTCAACATATTGTCGATCGATTACAGGCTCTAGCTATAGATGAGATTGTGGTGATTGTAGGGCATGGAGCCGACAAAGTGAAACAACAACTGGGATCAAATATTCACTATGCCTTCCAAGAAAAACAGCTTGGTACTGCTCATGCTGTGATGATGAGTGAAGGATTATTAAAGGATAAGCAAGGGACAACTCTAGTTGTCACCGGTGACACTCCACTCATAAAGAAAGAGACATTGCAACAACTGATGTCTCATCATGCTGCAACCCAAGCAGCGGCAACCGTGCTGACTACCGTTTTAGCGGACGCTACAGGGTATGGAAGAATTGTACGGGGTGAGCAAGGTCATGTAGAGCGGATTGTAGAACATAAGGATACAAACGAAGATGAAAGACAAATTAAAGAAATCAGTACAGGGATTTTTTGTTTTAACAATGAGCTGCTATTTAAGGCGCTTAGCCAAGTTAATAATGATAACGTGCAAGGGGAGTACTATCTCCCGGATGTTATTGGGATACTAAAAAAACAAGGCGAAACGATTTCGGCTTTCCTTACAGAGGATGCTGAAGATGGAATGGGTGTTAATGACCGAGTTCAATTATCCCAAGCCGAACAAATTATGCGGCGTCGTATTAACGAAGCCCATATGCGTAACGGAGTATCTATTATAGATCCGTCATCTACTTATATCGAAGATGATGTCGTTATTGGAGCAGATACAGTCATTCAGCCTGGAACCTTTCTACGCGGAAAGACCCTAATTGGTGAGGATTGTCTCATTGGACCTAACGCAGATTTAACGAATACAGAAGTAGAGAGCGGTGTGACCGTTCAGTATTCCGTCATATCTGACAGTATGATTCGCAGAGAGGCATCTGTAGGTCCTTTCGCTTATATCCGGCCAGGCTCTGATGTTGGTGAGCAGGTTAAAGTGGGCGATTTCGTTGAACTAAAGAACACTCGTCTTGGTAACTTCTCTAAAGTATCGCATCTCTCTTATTTAGGAGATGCAGAGGTAGGGGAAGGTGTCAATGTAGGATGCGGAACCGTCACAGTAAATTATGATGGTGTCAACAAACACAAGACCATTATCGGAGATCGTTCCTTTATTGGCTGTAATTCTAATTTAGTAGCTCCTGTCACTATTGGAGAAGGGGCATATGTTGCGGCCGGATCCACGGTAACAAAAGATGTTCCAGAGGGAGCGTTAGCTGTCGCCCGGGAGCGTCAATCGAATAAAGAAGGTTATGCAAGTAAGTGGCTGCGTAAGGAAAAATAGGTTGGAGGTTATAGAAGGAAATGGCAAATTATCGTGACCCAAAGCTGAAGGTATTTACATGTAATGCAAATCCCCAATTAGCAAAGGAAATCGCTGACCACATTGGTATCCCGCTAGGGAATGCAGAAGTTGTTCGTTTTAGCGATGGTGAAATTCAAATTAAATTAAATGAAAGTGTTCGTGGAGCGGATGTCTTTGTTATTCAATCGACGAGCGCACCTGTTAACCAGAACCTTATGGAATTACTCATTATGTTAGATGCCCTAAAAAGAGCATCAGCGAAAAGTATTAATGTTGTTATTCCTTACTATGGCTATGCAAGACAGGATCGTAAAGCCCGTGCCCGTGATCCTATCACAGCCAAGTTGGTTGCTAATCTAATTGAGACGGCTGGGGCCCATCGCGTGATCGCCATGGACTTGCATGCAACGCAAATTCAAGGGTTCTTCGATATTCCGGTTGACCATTTGCTTGGTGTGCCGATACTTGCCAAATACTTCTTAGAGAAAGAACTATCAGATATCGTTGTTGTATCTCCGGATCATGGTGGTGTGACGAGAGCGAGGAAATTAGCTGAACGCTTAGAAGCACCAATTGCTATTATCGATAAGCGTAGACCAGAACCTAATGTCGCTGAAGTCATGAATATTGTCGGAAATATTGATGGGAAGACAGCCATTCTTATTGATGACATGATTGATACAGCAGGAACCATTACATTGGCAGCTAATGCTTTAGTAGAGAGCGGAGCGAAGGGTGTTTATGCTTGCTGTTCTCACCCCGTTCTTTCTGGCCCGGCTATTGAGCGAATTGCGAACTCGAAAATTCAAGAATTGGTTGTAACGAATACCATCGCACTTGATGAACAGAAGCTAATTCCTAAGATCAAAGTGTTATCCATCGCTCCAATCATTGGAGAAGCCATCATCCGCGTCCATGAGGAACTATCTGTAAGTAAACTTTTTGATTAGGTTTGAACCTTCCTAAAAGGGAAACAATAGGGAATGTACTACTTTTAGGAGGGTGATTTTGTATGTCTAGCGCATTGAGAGCGGAGCTTCGCAATAACCAGTCTTGTTCAGAGTTAAACCAATTAAGAAATAACGGACGAATACCAGCTGTTCTATATGGATTGAATCAACAAAACCAGAACATTCACGTGGATTACAGCGACATACAGCAACACATTCGTCGACACGGGAAAAGTAGTATTGTTGATTTAACGATGCAGGATGGAACCACGGAGAAAGTAATCATCAATGAGGTCCAAAAGGACAACCTAAAGGACCGAATTGTGCATGTCGATTTCAAACGAGTAAACATGAACAAACCGATGGTTACAACAGTTCCTATCGCTTTAATTGGAGAGGCGACGGGAGCCAAGCAAGGTGGGGTAGTCCAATTCCAGACTAGAGAATTGGAAATTCGCTGCTTGCCGACAGAGCGTCCGGAGACTATCCCTGTGTATGTATCGGAGCTGGAGATTGGCTCTTCAATCACGATAGCAGATCTAGATATACCTTCTGGAGTTGAAGTTCAACACGAGATGAATGAAGTCATTGTATCCATTGTTCCGCCTCGTTTACAGCCGGTGGAAGAAGAACCAACTGACGAAATTCAAGAGCCTGAAGTGGTTGGAGCTCGTGATAGCCACGGATTGGATGAAGCAAAATAATAGAACACCTGAAGAGAACTGTGTGATGACAAGGGATTAAGCTTGGCACACAGTTCTCTTTGTATATAGATGGAGAGGAGGAACGGCTTTGAAGCTCATAGTGGGGCTGGGGAATCCAGGCAAGCAATATGAAAAAACAAGACATAATGCTGGTTTTATGGCTGTAGATGAATGCGCTCGAACATTAGGCATAGATATGAATCAGCTTAAATTTAAAGGAATGTATGGTGTTGGTCATGTAAAGGGAGAGAAGGTCATTCTTCTCAAGCCTTTGACTTATATGAATCTATCAGGAGAATCCATTATTCAAGTGATGCAATTCTTTAAGTTAGAAACAGACCAGTTGGTTGTTATCTATGATGATTTGGATACCGCGGTGGGTCAGATCCGAGTAAGGATGAAAGGAAGTGCTGGTGGTCATAACGGAATTAAATCCATCATCCAGCACTTAGGGACAGAAGAATTCTACAGGATTAGAGTGGGGATTGGCCGGCCGCCTGCTGGAAGAAAGGTAGTAGACTATGTGTTGGAGCCTTTCCACCAAGAGGAGGAAGGGGACATTCAATCTGCTGTAAAAAAAGCGTCTGAAGCCGCTAATAGTTGGCTGGAGGACTCGTTTGTTCAAGTTATGAATCGGTTTAACTAACGGTCCAAGTATGATTTACCTTGGGAGGGGAAAGAATAGCTATCAGGAATAAACTCCCCTTAGGAGGCATAATCATGTCTATAAAATATGTATGTCCACATTGCAAATCCACCCATGGGACAATTGAGTCTGATCATGTCACAGAGATGCAGTTAGGCTGGCATTTCTTGACCCCTGAAGAACGACAACATATAATTAGCTATAATAATGGTGATATGGTTGTGAACGTAACTTGTGAATATTGCAGTGAAGCTGTTGAACGGAACCCCGAGTTGGCTTATCCTCTGCAATAACGTACAATAGCCTCGGCCCACCTTGCTGAGGCTTATTTTCTACTTTTAAGAAGG includes these proteins:
- a CDS encoding RidA family protein, whose amino-acid sequence is MEIVQTNQAPQAIGPYSQAVKVGNMVYTSGNIPLRADGTLVEGTVEEQTHQVFANLKAVLEAAGSSLDKVVKTTVFIKNMDEFARINEVYATYFTTNKPARSTVEVARLPKDVSIEVEAIAII
- the spoVG gene encoding septation regulator SpoVG, which codes for MEVTDVRLRRVNTDGRMKAICSITIDNEFVVHDIRVIDGNNGMFVAMPSKRTPDGEFRDIAHPISSTTREKIQAAVLSEYERVGLEEEQEEQMVEGA
- the glmU gene encoding bifunctional UDP-N-acetylglucosamine diphosphorylase/glucosamine-1-phosphate N-acetyltransferase GlmU — encoded protein: MHHKYAVVLAAGQGTRMKSKLYKVLHPVCGKPMVQHIVDRLQALAIDEIVVIVGHGADKVKQQLGSNIHYAFQEKQLGTAHAVMMSEGLLKDKQGTTLVVTGDTPLIKKETLQQLMSHHAATQAAATVLTTVLADATGYGRIVRGEQGHVERIVEHKDTNEDERQIKEISTGIFCFNNELLFKALSQVNNDNVQGEYYLPDVIGILKKQGETISAFLTEDAEDGMGVNDRVQLSQAEQIMRRRINEAHMRNGVSIIDPSSTYIEDDVVIGADTVIQPGTFLRGKTLIGEDCLIGPNADLTNTEVESGVTVQYSVISDSMIRREASVGPFAYIRPGSDVGEQVKVGDFVELKNTRLGNFSKVSHLSYLGDAEVGEGVNVGCGTVTVNYDGVNKHKTIIGDRSFIGCNSNLVAPVTIGEGAYVAAGSTVTKDVPEGALAVARERQSNKEGYASKWLRKEK
- a CDS encoding ribose-phosphate diphosphokinase; translated protein: MANYRDPKLKVFTCNANPQLAKEIADHIGIPLGNAEVVRFSDGEIQIKLNESVRGADVFVIQSTSAPVNQNLMELLIMLDALKRASAKSINVVIPYYGYARQDRKARARDPITAKLVANLIETAGAHRVIAMDLHATQIQGFFDIPVDHLLGVPILAKYFLEKELSDIVVVSPDHGGVTRARKLAERLEAPIAIIDKRRPEPNVAEVMNIVGNIDGKTAILIDDMIDTAGTITLAANALVESGAKGVYACCSHPVLSGPAIERIANSKIQELVVTNTIALDEQKLIPKIKVLSIAPIIGEAIIRVHEELSVSKLFD
- a CDS encoding 50S ribosomal protein L25, whose product is MSSALRAELRNNQSCSELNQLRNNGRIPAVLYGLNQQNQNIHVDYSDIQQHIRRHGKSSIVDLTMQDGTTEKVIINEVQKDNLKDRIVHVDFKRVNMNKPMVTTVPIALIGEATGAKQGGVVQFQTRELEIRCLPTERPETIPVYVSELEIGSSITIADLDIPSGVEVQHEMNEVIVSIVPPRLQPVEEEPTDEIQEPEVVGARDSHGLDEAK
- the pth gene encoding aminoacyl-tRNA hydrolase, with amino-acid sequence MKLIVGLGNPGKQYEKTRHNAGFMAVDECARTLGIDMNQLKFKGMYGVGHVKGEKVILLKPLTYMNLSGESIIQVMQFFKLETDQLVVIYDDLDTAVGQIRVRMKGSAGGHNGIKSIIQHLGTEEFYRIRVGIGRPPAGRKVVDYVLEPFHQEEEGDIQSAVKKASEAANSWLEDSFVQVMNRFN
- a CDS encoding anti-sigma-F factor Fin, producing the protein MSIKYVCPHCKSTHGTIESDHVTEMQLGWHFLTPEERQHIISYNNGDMVVNVTCEYCSEAVERNPELAYPLQ